A single genomic interval of Pseudomonas sp. FeN3W harbors:
- a CDS encoding topoisomerase DNA-binding C4 zinc finger domain-containing protein, translated as MIKEVFKSALNNFQVLLIAWVIIIIANQLFIFGACFAPYCLMAALPHTFVIALLVNYFFLANESSPSEKSIIKDKYKDYKFTKPKIEVQDGDFEEVQTPYCPKCGSLMVLRIAKSGPYSGKEFWGCSKYPNCKGLLNI; from the coding sequence ATGATAAAAGAAGTATTCAAGAGTGCGCTAAATAACTTCCAAGTACTATTAATTGCATGGGTGATTATAATAATTGCCAATCAATTGTTTATTTTTGGCGCATGCTTTGCTCCCTACTGCTTAATGGCCGCGCTACCGCACACCTTTGTTATTGCTCTTTTGGTTAATTACTTTTTTCTAGCCAATGAATCGAGCCCATCAGAAAAATCAATTATTAAAGATAAATACAAGGATTATAAATTTACCAAGCCGAAAATAGAAGTTCAGGATGGTGATTTTGAGGAAGTTCAAACACCGTACTGCCCTAAATGTGGTTCATTAATGGTGCTCCGAATAGCTAAAAGCGGCCCATATTCGGGTAAAGAATTTTGGGGCTGCTCAAAATATCCAAATTGTAAAGGGCTGCTAAATATATAA
- a CDS encoding NERD domain-containing protein/DEAD/DEAH box helicase, whose product MERFVSPPIEQLERLRQPLTPGERLVFNLFHEKLAPEWEIYIQPHLNGLRPDFVLLNPRVGIAVFEVKDWSLDAMRYWTEKRDGKAPKLCANDGNKSFSIQSQNPVEKIFRYKQEIYNLYCPRLDGHAGFAIITAGVIFPFAKQEQINSLLKPCLAYRGMLEWPQYNPISGSEAIAGSSINMVFPESRRSSSRFMTEDQANDMRNWLVEPDYAATQRKPIDLDAAQRSYVTSRTQSGYRRIKGPAGSGKSLILAARAAQLLSEGKKVLVVTFNITLLHYLMDVAVRWPSSHGRTRQGITWLNFHAWCKRVCEESDREGEYRDLWKGSEGQEHHILSTQLPALVASCMDADNEEIIQRYDAVLVDEGQDFLPAWWSVLRKVCQRNGEMLLVADATQDIYGTARSWTDEAMTGAGFPGGRWAELQTCYRLPPRAMEAARNFASRYLPSDTVDLPNGPQGELDLYPCHLRWVQIRSESSVQICAEEILRMAPRARDDILAITDITFLTGSQAMGADVVNALDSKGVNAVHTYSSDKKDSRRKKMGFYMGDARVKATTLHSFKGWESRAIVLFVGKKIDSQACALIYTGLTRLKRHEKGSYLTVVSCAGALAEFGKSWPDYEEK is encoded by the coding sequence ATGGAACGTTTCGTATCACCACCGATTGAGCAATTAGAGAGACTTCGCCAGCCTCTGACCCCAGGCGAACGACTTGTTTTCAATCTCTTTCATGAAAAACTGGCACCAGAGTGGGAGATTTATATCCAGCCGCATCTAAATGGCTTGAGGCCGGACTTCGTTCTTCTTAACCCTAGGGTTGGGATTGCCGTATTCGAGGTTAAGGACTGGAGCCTGGATGCAATGCGGTACTGGACTGAGAAGAGAGACGGGAAGGCTCCCAAACTATGTGCAAACGATGGGAATAAATCGTTCTCAATTCAAAGCCAGAACCCCGTTGAGAAAATATTTAGGTATAAGCAGGAAATATACAATCTATACTGCCCAAGGTTGGATGGGCATGCAGGCTTTGCCATAATCACGGCAGGCGTTATATTTCCGTTTGCGAAGCAAGAGCAGATTAATAGCTTACTGAAGCCCTGCCTAGCTTATAGAGGAATGCTGGAATGGCCCCAATACAATCCGATCTCTGGTTCTGAAGCAATTGCGGGAAGCAGCATTAACATGGTTTTTCCAGAAAGCCGCCGATCTTCGTCACGATTTATGACGGAGGATCAGGCTAACGACATGAGAAACTGGCTTGTTGAACCAGATTACGCTGCCACGCAACGAAAGCCTATCGACCTGGATGCTGCACAAAGAAGCTACGTGACTTCACGTACTCAGTCTGGCTACAGGCGAATCAAAGGTCCCGCAGGTTCTGGCAAGTCTCTAATTCTTGCGGCCCGAGCAGCGCAATTGCTTAGCGAAGGCAAAAAAGTCCTTGTTGTAACCTTCAACATAACTTTGCTGCACTATCTTATGGATGTTGCGGTGAGGTGGCCAAGCTCTCATGGACGGACAAGGCAAGGAATAACGTGGCTTAACTTTCACGCTTGGTGTAAGCGGGTCTGCGAAGAATCTGACCGTGAGGGTGAGTATCGCGATCTTTGGAAAGGAAGCGAAGGACAGGAACATCACATCCTAAGCACACAACTTCCTGCACTCGTCGCAAGTTGTATGGACGCAGACAATGAAGAAATTATACAAAGATACGATGCTGTACTTGTCGATGAAGGTCAGGATTTCCTTCCAGCTTGGTGGAGTGTGTTACGAAAGGTATGTCAGAGGAATGGAGAGATGCTGCTCGTCGCTGACGCTACACAGGATATTTATGGGACTGCCCGATCTTGGACCGACGAGGCTATGACTGGCGCTGGCTTTCCTGGTGGTAGATGGGCAGAGCTTCAGACTTGTTACAGACTTCCGCCAAGAGCCATGGAGGCTGCGCGCAATTTTGCTAGTCGCTACTTGCCCAGTGATACCGTCGATTTGCCCAACGGGCCTCAGGGAGAGCTTGATCTATATCCCTGCCACTTGCGATGGGTACAAATACGCTCTGAATCATCCGTGCAAATCTGTGCGGAGGAAATCTTAAGAATGGCGCCCAGGGCTAGGGATGATATTCTAGCAATTACAGATATTACTTTTCTGACGGGCAGTCAGGCGATGGGCGCAGATGTAGTAAATGCTCTTGATTCAAAAGGAGTAAACGCAGTCCACACATACAGCTCTGACAAAAAAGACTCTCGTCGGAAGAAGATGGGGTTTTATATGGGCGATGCGAGAGTCAAGGCAACAACACTTCATAGCTTTAAAGGTTGGGAGTCTCGTGCAATTGTTCTTTTTGTGGGGAAGAAAATTGACAGTCAAGCCTGTGCATTGATTTATACGGGGCTCACACGACTAAAGCGTCATGAAAAAGGTAGTTATTTAACGGTTGTTTCGTGCGCAGGCGCTCTTGCTGAGTTCGGAAAGTCATGGCCAGACTATGAGGAAAAGTAG
- a CDS encoding GNAT family protein, whose amino-acid sequence MARTNEFGQTIGLPVANWTPRPQPGAVALTGRHCRLEPLDATAHAADLFAAYRSAGDDSDWTYLSMEPFGSVEQYREYADKAARSVDPRHFAVIDASSDRAIGTLALLRIDPANGVIEVGSVAFSPLLKQSTRSTEAQYLLMAYAFDVLGYRRYEWKCDDLNGPSRKAAERLGFQYEGTFRRAAIYKGRNRDTAWYSIIGEDWPTIKAAFDAWLSLDNFDVDGKQHRSLAAIRATA is encoded by the coding sequence ATGGCAAGAACGAATGAATTTGGGCAGACCATCGGTTTGCCAGTTGCGAACTGGACACCGAGACCGCAGCCAGGCGCTGTGGCCTTGACCGGTCGGCACTGCCGCCTGGAACCCCTCGACGCCACGGCTCATGCCGCCGACCTGTTCGCCGCCTATCGGTCTGCAGGCGACGACAGCGACTGGACCTACCTGTCGATGGAGCCTTTCGGCAGCGTCGAGCAATATCGAGAATATGCTGACAAAGCGGCCCGAAGCGTCGACCCCCGGCATTTCGCCGTCATCGATGCGAGTTCCGACAGGGCGATCGGCACCCTGGCGCTGCTGCGTATCGACCCGGCGAACGGCGTCATCGAGGTCGGAAGTGTTGCCTTCTCCCCGTTGCTTAAACAGTCGACGCGCTCGACCGAGGCGCAGTACCTGCTGATGGCCTATGCCTTCGATGTACTCGGGTATCGCCGCTACGAATGGAAGTGCGACGACCTGAACGGACCGTCTCGCAAGGCCGCCGAGCGCCTGGGCTTTCAATACGAGGGAACCTTTCGCCGCGCTGCGATATACAAGGGGCGCAATCGCGATACCGCCTGGTATTCCATCATTGGCGAGGACTGGCCCACCATCAAGGCCGCGTTCGACGCTTGGCTGAGCCTGGATAATTTCGATGTGGATGGAAAACAGCACCGGTCATTGGCGGCAATTAGGGCTACAGCCTAA
- a CDS encoding PAS domain-containing protein, which translates to MSLLQGCRFALNGLLWRWRQMPASDPRDDLDCLPLALVRLDEAGRMSRLSNGWERLSGHRCGDCLSRRHVDFIHIEDQPHWNQALEALRTGQSERVFVLRYLTHAGELRWVEVRLCRQHQGFLASLADVSAQIPGHRRLEASHRSLNNLLDGLPMMVYRCRNNRDWTMEYVSAGCLALTGYSVERLVDNRSLTYNSLIHVADREHVWQEIQRALRTRQRFTIEYRLVGADAHPKAVQERGCGIYSDAGEVLGLEGVVMEQARTVRQSGR; encoded by the coding sequence ATGAGTCTCCTGCAAGGCTGTCGGTTCGCCTTAAACGGCCTCTTGTGGCGCTGGCGGCAGATGCCTGCCAGCGACCCACGCGACGACCTCGATTGTCTCCCGCTGGCGCTGGTACGGCTTGACGAGGCAGGCCGAATGTCACGCCTGAGCAACGGCTGGGAGCGGCTGAGCGGCCACCGGTGTGGCGACTGTCTGTCGCGCCGGCACGTCGACTTCATCCATATCGAGGACCAGCCCCACTGGAACCAGGCACTCGAGGCGTTGCGCACTGGCCAATCCGAGCGGGTCTTCGTGCTTCGCTATCTGACGCATGCCGGCGAATTGCGCTGGGTGGAGGTGCGCTTGTGCCGCCAGCACCAGGGCTTTCTTGCCAGCCTCGCCGACGTCAGTGCGCAAATCCCCGGACACCGGCGGCTAGAGGCCAGTCACCGTAGCCTCAACAACCTGCTCGACGGACTGCCGATGATGGTTTATCGCTGCCGCAACAACCGTGACTGGACCATGGAATACGTCAGCGCCGGCTGCCTCGCCCTGACTGGCTACAGCGTGGAGCGCTTGGTAGACAACCGCAGCTTGACCTATAACAGCCTGATCCACGTTGCGGACAGGGAACATGTCTGGCAGGAGATTCAGCGAGCACTCCGCACGCGGCAGCGATTTACCATCGAGTACCGCCTGGTCGGTGCCGACGCCCACCCCAAGGCAGTCCAGGAGCGTGGTTGCGGCATCTACTCCGATGCGGGCGAAGTGCTCGGCCTCGAAGGGGTGGTGATGGAGCAGGCCCGCACAGTGCGCCAATCAGGACGGTGA
- a CDS encoding response regulator — protein sequence MTRHLRVLLVDDHPLLRRGVAELLDASGRFAVVGSTSTGAEGLALAAVLVPDLVLLDLHLPGIGGLQVLADFKCQSPASRVVVLTASAAHQDLLAALQAGADGYLLKDIDPNALLAALGDCVSGRLVLDPALTEVLACGLRERGPPAAAPAELTERERQTLALIAEGLNNKLIARRLGISDGTVKIHVKHLLSKLNLHSRLELAAWAYRSGHISGWEEGA from the coding sequence ATGACAAGGCACCTGCGCGTGCTGCTGGTAGACGATCATCCGCTGCTGCGCCGCGGAGTCGCCGAACTGCTCGATGCGAGCGGGCGCTTCGCCGTGGTCGGCAGCACCTCGACCGGCGCGGAGGGGCTGGCCCTGGCTGCGGTACTGGTCCCGGACCTGGTACTGCTCGATCTGCACCTGCCCGGCATCGGTGGCTTGCAGGTTCTAGCGGACTTCAAGTGCCAATCGCCGGCCAGCCGCGTGGTGGTGCTGACGGCCTCGGCCGCGCATCAGGATCTGCTCGCCGCGTTGCAGGCTGGCGCCGACGGCTACCTGCTCAAGGACATTGATCCAAACGCCCTGCTGGCCGCGCTCGGTGATTGCGTCAGCGGGCGGCTGGTGCTCGACCCGGCGCTCACCGAGGTCCTGGCCTGCGGGTTGCGCGAGCGCGGCCCGCCAGCGGCGGCCCCGGCCGAGTTGACCGAACGCGAGCGGCAGACGCTGGCGCTGATCGCCGAAGGGCTGAACAACAAGCTGATCGCCCGCCGCCTCGGTATCAGCGACGGCACGGTGAAAATCCACGTCAAGCACCTGCTCAGCAAGCTGAACCTGCATTCACGCCTGGAACTGGCGGCCTGGGCCTATCGCAGCGGCCATATCTCTGGTTGGGAGGAAGGCGCATGA
- a CDS encoding histidine kinase: MLLLMRNTARTWLADRRTRPESCERLLGDLPLRLLQQPDSQAPLLALLASLTRHTPARRAWLLLPAPQDGGWQVLGEAPDACPHGQPLSAADGAQRCVTCLAAGRHRLICPLELERGRLAVLLLDYRSPPGWLLQRQAAQLAARLGDVLRALRRGRARGRRETAMDPALLARELHDSVAQQLSYLQIRATRLLAVLDEPEQVRIMAHDLQEQLRCVHRQVRALIATARPGMDGRSLRQALEACVAEFSRRSSCVFELDNRLPAEHLPDAVAFEVLQVVREALTNVMRHSHARQVLIELREEDRQGFELRLSDDGLGLRQMPSEQGHYGLRIMQERATAIGAELSIGPAEPCGTLVRLRWSPP; this comes from the coding sequence ATGCTGCTGCTGATGCGTAACACCGCACGAACCTGGCTCGCCGACCGGCGAACCAGGCCGGAGTCGTGCGAACGCCTGCTCGGCGACTTGCCGCTGCGCCTGCTGCAACAGCCGGACAGCCAGGCGCCGCTGCTGGCGCTGTTGGCCTCCCTGACCAGGCACACGCCGGCGCGCCGCGCCTGGCTGTTGCTGCCCGCTCCGCAGGATGGCGGCTGGCAGGTGCTTGGCGAGGCGCCCGATGCCTGCCCCCACGGCCAGCCGCTGTCGGCCGCTGACGGTGCTCAGCGCTGCGTTACCTGCCTGGCCGCCGGACGTCATCGGCTGATCTGTCCGCTGGAGCTCGAGCGCGGTCGGCTGGCCGTGCTGCTGCTCGATTACCGAAGCCCTCCCGGCTGGTTGCTGCAACGGCAGGCGGCGCAACTGGCCGCGCGCCTGGGTGACGTGCTGCGCGCGCTGCGGCGGGGCAGGGCGCGAGGCCGGCGCGAAACCGCAATGGACCCCGCCCTGCTTGCCCGCGAGCTGCACGATTCGGTGGCGCAGCAGCTGAGTTACCTACAGATCCGCGCCACTCGCCTGCTGGCCGTGCTGGACGAGCCGGAACAAGTCCGCATCATGGCGCACGACCTGCAGGAACAGCTGCGGTGCGTGCATCGCCAGGTGCGCGCGCTGATCGCCACCGCCCGCCCCGGCATGGATGGCCGCTCGCTGCGCCAGGCTCTGGAAGCCTGCGTGGCGGAATTCTCGCGTCGCAGCAGCTGCGTATTCGAGCTGGACAACCGTCTACCGGCCGAACACTTGCCCGATGCGGTGGCGTTCGAAGTCCTGCAGGTCGTGCGCGAGGCGCTGACTAACGTGATGCGTCACTCCCATGCCCGGCAGGTGCTTATCGAACTGCGCGAGGAGGACCGACAGGGTTTCGAGCTGCGCCTGAGCGACGATGGCCTGGGCCTGCGGCAGATGCCGTCGGAGCAAGGCCACTACGGCTTGCGGATTATGCAAGAGCGCGCCACGGCGATCGGCGCCGAGCTTTCGATCGGGCCGGCCGAGCCATGCGGCACTTTGGTGCGCCTGCGTTGGAGTCCGCCATGA
- a CDS encoding NAD(P)/FAD-dependent oxidoreductase translates to MSTRIAIIGAGPCGLAQLRAFQSAAAKGAELPELVCYEKQSDWGGMWNYTWRTGLDEHGEPVHGSMYRYLWSNGPKECLEFADYTFDEHFGRPMGSYPPREVLWDYIKGRVEKAGVRQYIQFNTAVRGVTFDEASGLFSVTVHNYDEDLTSTREFDYVVVASGHFSTPNVPHFRGFESFAGRILHAHDFRDALEFKGKDVLVVGSSYSAEDIGSQCYKYGARSITSCYRSAPMGYKWPANWEEKPLLSHVRGSTAYFADGSSKHIDAIILCTGYKHHFPFLDESLRLKTGNRLWPLNLYKGVFWEPNPKLIYLGMQDQWYSFNMFDAQAWYARDVILGRIPLPERVHMHAENIAWRQEEETLETAQQMFEFQGEYIRQLIEATDYPSFDIAAVNQTFLQWKQDKYEDIMGYRDKCHRSLMTGTLATPHHTEWLQALDDSLQAYLCDEPEQRLKTVG, encoded by the coding sequence ATGAGCACCCGTATCGCCATCATCGGCGCAGGTCCCTGCGGCCTGGCCCAGCTTCGCGCCTTCCAGTCCGCCGCAGCCAAGGGCGCCGAACTTCCCGAACTGGTCTGCTACGAGAAGCAGAGCGACTGGGGCGGCATGTGGAACTACACCTGGCGCACCGGCCTGGACGAACACGGCGAGCCGGTGCACGGCAGCATGTACCGCTACCTCTGGTCCAACGGTCCCAAGGAATGCCTGGAGTTCGCCGACTACACCTTCGACGAGCACTTCGGCAGGCCGATGGGCTCCTACCCACCGCGCGAAGTGCTCTGGGACTACATCAAGGGGCGCGTCGAAAAGGCCGGCGTGCGCCAGTACATCCAGTTCAACACGGCGGTGCGCGGGGTCACCTTCGACGAGGCCAGCGGGCTGTTCAGCGTCACCGTGCACAACTACGACGAGGACCTGACCAGCACCCGCGAATTCGACTACGTGGTGGTCGCCAGCGGCCATTTCTCGACGCCCAACGTGCCGCATTTCCGCGGTTTCGAGAGCTTCGCCGGGCGCATCCTGCACGCCCACGACTTCCGCGATGCGCTGGAATTCAAGGGCAAGGACGTGCTGGTGGTGGGCAGCAGCTACTCGGCCGAAGACATCGGCTCGCAGTGCTACAAGTACGGCGCCCGCTCGATCACCAGCTGCTACCGCAGTGCACCGATGGGCTACAAGTGGCCGGCCAACTGGGAGGAAAAGCCGCTGCTCTCGCATGTCAGGGGCAGCACCGCCTACTTTGCCGACGGCAGCAGCAAGCACATCGACGCGATCATCCTCTGCACCGGCTACAAGCATCACTTCCCCTTCCTCGATGAAAGCCTGCGGCTGAAAACCGGTAACCGCCTCTGGCCGCTGAACCTCTACAAGGGGGTGTTCTGGGAGCCGAACCCGAAGCTCATCTACCTCGGCATGCAGGACCAGTGGTACAGCTTCAACATGTTCGACGCCCAGGCCTGGTATGCCCGCGACGTGATCCTCGGGCGCATCCCGCTGCCCGAGCGCGTCCACATGCACGCCGAAAACATCGCCTGGCGCCAGGAAGAGGAAACCCTCGAAACCGCCCAGCAGATGTTCGAGTTCCAGGGCGAATACATCCGTCAGTTGATCGAAGCCACCGACTACCCGTCCTTCGACATCGCCGCGGTCAACCAAACCTTCCTGCAATGGAAGCAGGACAAGTACGAAGACATCATGGGCTACCGCGACAAGTGCCACCGCTCGCTGATGACCGGCACGCTGGCCACCCCCCACCACACCGAATGGCTGCAGGCCCTGGATGATTCCCTGCAGGCCTATCTCTGCGACGAGCCGGAACAGCGCCTGAAAACGGTTGGCTGA
- a CDS encoding DUF1989 domain-containing protein, protein MNLPVFSRPSEPALFARAPALERHRVAPGGLTVVSLEAGDRLEVIDIEGDQPAELAAFADDGQPALAALGLEARMDADFIARLLAAGGSDAARVRLGLARHRVDCSRTLVAARLWPAATPAGFARRLEASDNLLVVVAAPGGHTPVDGQRRASELRLLIQRANPRQTLRPPLPEPIGELLDEFTIRPGSARDYRVGAGQYIQVIDVAGRQCSDFVAFDRRGLDAGHQIDLDPTVTRTLNGHAYPGPGLFSRFFDRNMQPMLEVVRDTVGRHDTFALACTARYYESQGYFGHANCSDNISRALAGHGVHARPGWPAINFFFNTAIDAHQQLTLDEPWSRPGDYVLLRAMTDLVCASSSCPDDIDPANGWQPTDIHVRLYSEKERFSIAMATRKTPDADPVLTRESGFHPATAALTRHFVDYRGWWTPTHFDGFGAIEEYHGCRERVAVMDLSALRKFEVIGPDAEALLNYCLTRDVRKLAVGQVVYSAMCYEHGGMLDDGTLLRLGPDTFRWIGGEDYAGIWLREQAQKLGMKVWIKSASEQIHNIAVQGPRSRELLQQLIWAPATQPALAELGWFRFLLGRLDDYDGCPLMVSRTGYTGELGYEIWCHPDHAMQLWQRVWQLGQPLGLVPLGLHALDMLRIEAGLVFAGYEFCDQTDPFEAGIGFTVPLKTKQDDFIGRAALERRSAQPQRRLVGLELEGNEVAMHGDGVFVGRAQVGVITSATRAPVLGKNIALCRLDIACCTPGTRLEVGKLDGQQKRIGARVASSTVAYDPDKSRVRA, encoded by the coding sequence ATGAACCTTCCCGTTTTTTCCCGCCCCAGCGAACCGGCGCTGTTCGCCCGTGCGCCTGCGCTTGAACGTCACCGCGTCGCGCCGGGCGGCCTCACCGTGGTCAGCCTTGAGGCCGGCGATCGGCTGGAGGTGATCGATATCGAGGGCGACCAGCCGGCCGAACTCGCCGCCTTCGCCGACGACGGCCAGCCCGCGCTGGCCGCCCTGGGCCTGGAAGCCCGGATGGATGCCGACTTCATCGCCCGCCTGCTCGCCGCTGGCGGTAGCGATGCCGCCAGGGTGCGCCTCGGCCTCGCCCGGCATCGTGTCGACTGCAGCCGTACGCTGGTTGCCGCACGGCTCTGGCCCGCCGCGACGCCAGCCGGCTTTGCGCGGCGGCTGGAGGCCAGCGACAACCTGCTGGTGGTGGTCGCCGCGCCGGGTGGGCACACGCCAGTGGACGGCCAGCGACGCGCCAGCGAACTGCGCCTGCTGATCCAGCGCGCCAACCCTCGGCAGACTCTCCGTCCGCCGCTGCCGGAGCCGATCGGCGAGCTGCTCGACGAATTCACCATCCGGCCCGGCAGCGCCCGCGACTATCGGGTCGGCGCCGGCCAGTACATCCAGGTCATCGACGTCGCCGGCCGGCAGTGCTCGGACTTCGTCGCCTTCGACCGTCGCGGCCTGGATGCCGGTCACCAGATCGACCTCGACCCGACCGTCACCCGCACCCTCAACGGCCATGCCTATCCCGGCCCCGGCCTGTTCAGCCGCTTCTTCGACCGCAACATGCAGCCGATGCTGGAGGTGGTGCGCGACACCGTTGGCCGCCACGACACCTTCGCCCTGGCCTGCACGGCGCGCTATTACGAGTCGCAGGGCTACTTCGGCCATGCCAACTGCAGCGACAACATCAGCCGTGCGCTGGCCGGCCACGGCGTGCACGCCCGCCCGGGCTGGCCGGCGATCAACTTCTTCTTCAACACCGCCATCGACGCCCACCAGCAGCTCACCCTCGACGAGCCCTGGTCACGCCCCGGCGACTACGTGCTGCTGCGCGCCATGACCGATCTGGTCTGCGCCAGCAGCAGCTGCCCGGACGACATCGACCCGGCCAACGGCTGGCAGCCCACCGATATCCACGTTCGCCTGTATTCCGAAAAGGAGCGCTTCAGTATCGCCATGGCCACTCGCAAGACTCCCGACGCCGATCCGGTGCTGACCCGTGAAAGTGGCTTCCATCCGGCTACTGCCGCACTTACCCGGCACTTCGTCGATTACCGCGGCTGGTGGACGCCGACCCATTTCGACGGCTTCGGCGCCATCGAGGAATACCACGGCTGCCGCGAGCGGGTGGCGGTGATGGACCTGTCCGCCCTGCGCAAATTCGAAGTCATCGGGCCGGACGCCGAAGCCCTGCTCAACTACTGCCTGACCCGCGACGTACGCAAGCTGGCGGTCGGCCAGGTCGTCTACAGCGCCATGTGCTACGAGCACGGCGGCATGCTCGATGACGGCACCCTGCTGCGTCTGGGGCCCGACACCTTCCGCTGGATCGGCGGCGAAGACTACGCCGGGATCTGGCTGCGCGAGCAGGCGCAGAAGCTCGGCATGAAGGTGTGGATCAAGTCCGCCTCCGAGCAGATCCACAACATCGCCGTGCAGGGGCCGCGCAGCCGCGAACTGCTGCAGCAGCTGATCTGGGCGCCGGCTACCCAGCCTGCGCTGGCCGAGCTGGGCTGGTTCCGCTTTCTGCTCGGTCGCCTGGATGACTACGACGGCTGCCCGCTGATGGTCTCGCGCACCGGCTATACCGGCGAGCTGGGCTACGAGATCTGGTGCCACCCGGACCACGCCATGCAGCTCTGGCAGCGCGTCTGGCAGCTCGGCCAGCCGCTGGGCCTGGTGCCGCTGGGGCTGCATGCGCTGGACATGCTGCGCATCGAGGCCGGGCTGGTCTTCGCCGGCTACGAGTTCTGCGACCAGACCGATCCCTTCGAGGCAGGCATCGGCTTCACCGTGCCGCTCAAGACCAAGCAGGACGACTTCATCGGCCGCGCCGCCCTGGAGCGGCGCAGCGCCCAGCCGCAGCGCCGGCTGGTGGGGCTGGAGCTGGAGGGCAACGAGGTGGCGATGCACGGCGACGGCGTGTTCGTCGGCCGCGCCCAGGTCGGGGTGATCACCAGCGCCACGCGCGCGCCCGTGCTGGGCAAGAACATCGCGCTCTGTCGGCTCGATATCGCCTGCTGCACGCCGGGCACCCGGCTCGAAGTGGGCAAGCTCGACGGCCAGCAGAAACGCATCGGCGCACGGGTGGCGAGCAGCACGGTCGCCTACGACCCGGACAAGAGCCGGGTACGCGCATGA
- a CDS encoding ammonium transporter: protein MEEQTTPTLEELHALIEMTNTLNMEIFYWWCTALMVLIHAGFLSYEIGASRLKNALAAGVKNILAFGFVIPSVFLCGWAIYNAFPDGLVPRMDALLAAMPWSESMGPNLTDNATGIFWGAFALFAATTGSILSGAIIERARMSAFIILTIALGGVLWLLAASWGWHPEGWLTVQFGYHDVGAAGVVHQVAGFFALAVVINLGARIGRFNPDGSANQIVGHSMPMSVVGLMLIIVGFFGFLGGCIIYNGGAQWINIYGQPTNLSAFAFNTLMGFAGGLIGAYLTTREPFWMMSGGLVGIISVAPGLDLYHPGLAYLIGMGVAAAAPLVNNLLLKLQLDDAVGAFAVHGFGGFAGLVISGVFLAGYPNVNGMAEISFTGQLVGALVMASLGFIPGYAISYGLKKIGMLRVPANAEERGLDLTEVPAQAYPEWTAMYGHASTADGREVTTLVVEAKPA from the coding sequence ATGGAAGAGCAAACGACACCCACGCTCGAAGAACTGCACGCACTGATAGAGATGACCAACACGCTGAACATGGAAATCTTCTACTGGTGGTGCACGGCGCTGATGGTCCTGATCCACGCCGGGTTCCTCTCCTACGAGATCGGCGCCTCGCGCCTGAAGAACGCGCTGGCCGCCGGGGTGAAGAACATCCTCGCGTTCGGCTTCGTCATCCCCAGCGTGTTCCTCTGCGGCTGGGCCATCTACAACGCCTTCCCGGACGGCCTGGTGCCGCGCATGGATGCCTTGCTGGCGGCCATGCCCTGGAGCGAATCCATGGGGCCCAACCTCACGGACAATGCCACCGGCATCTTCTGGGGCGCCTTCGCGCTGTTCGCCGCCACCACCGGCTCGATCCTCTCCGGGGCGATCATCGAACGGGCGCGGATGAGCGCCTTCATCATCCTCACCATTGCCCTGGGCGGCGTGCTCTGGCTCTTGGCAGCCTCGTGGGGCTGGCACCCCGAAGGCTGGCTGACCGTGCAGTTCGGCTACCATGACGTCGGCGCCGCAGGCGTGGTCCACCAGGTCGCAGGCTTCTTCGCCCTGGCGGTGGTGATCAACCTCGGCGCGCGCATCGGCCGCTTCAACCCGGACGGCTCGGCCAACCAGATCGTCGGCCACAGCATGCCGATGAGCGTGGTCGGCCTGATGCTGATCATCGTCGGCTTCTTCGGCTTCCTCGGCGGCTGCATCATCTACAACGGCGGCGCGCAGTGGATCAACATCTACGGCCAGCCGACCAACCTCTCCGCCTTCGCCTTCAACACCCTGATGGGCTTCGCCGGTGGCCTGATCGGCGCCTACCTGACCACCCGCGAGCCGTTCTGGATGATGTCCGGCGGGCTGGTCGGGATCATCTCCGTGGCGCCGGGACTCGACCTCTACCACCCCGGCCTGGCCTACCTGATCGGCATGGGCGTCGCCGCAGCCGCACCCTTGGTGAACAACCTGCTGCTGAAACTGCAGCTGGATGACGCGGTAGGTGCCTTCGCCGTGCACGGCTTCGGCGGCTTCGCCGGGCTGGTGATCAGCGGCGTCTTCCTCGCCGGCTACCCGAACGTCAACGGCATGGCCGAGATCAGCTTCACCGGGCAACTGGTCGGCGCGCTGGTGATGGCCTCGCTCGGCTTCATTCCCGGCTACGCCATCTCCTACGGGCTGAAGAAGATCGGCATGCTGCGCGTCCCGGCGAACGCCGAGGAACGCGGCCTGGACCTCACCGAAGTGCCCGCCCAGGCCTACCCGGAATGGACCGCCATGTACGGCCACGCCAGCACCGCGGATGGTCGGGAAGTCACCACCCTGGTCGTGGAAGCCAAACCGGCCTGA